A window of Meleagris gallopavo isolate NT-WF06-2002-E0010 breed Aviagen turkey brand Nicholas breeding stock chromosome 11, Turkey_5.1, whole genome shotgun sequence genomic DNA:
NNNNNNNNNNNNNNNNNNNNNNNNNNNNNNNNNNNNNNNNNNNNNNNNNNNNNNNNNNNNNNNNNNNNNNNNNNNNNNNNNNNNNNNNNNNNNNNNNNNNNNNNNNNNNNNNNNNNNNNNNNNNNNNNNNNNNNNNNNNNNNNNNNNNNNNNNNNNNNNNNNNNNNNNNNNNNNNNNNNNNNNNNNNNNNNNNNNNNNNNNNNNNNNNNNNNNNNNNNNNNNNNNNNNNNNNNNNNNNNNNNNNNNNNNNNNNNNNNNNNNNNNNNNNNNNNNNNNNNNNNNNNNNNNNNNNNNNNNNNNNNNNNNNNNNNNNNNNNNNNNNNNNNNNNNNNNNNNNNNNNNNNNNNNNNNNNNNNNNNNNNNNNNNNNNNNNNNNNNNNNNNNNNNNNNNNNNNNNNNNNNNNNNNNNNNNNNNNNNNNNNNNNNNNNNNNNNNNNNNNNNNNNNNNNNNNNNNNNNNNNNNNNNNNNNNNNNNNNNNNNNNNNNNNNNNNNNNNNNNNNNNNNNNNNNNNNNNNNNNNNNNNNNNNNNNNNNNNNNNNNNNNNNNNNNNNNNNNNNNNNNNNNNNNNNNNNNNNNNNNNNNNNNNNNNNNNNNNNNNNNNNNNNNNNNNNNNNNNNNNNNNNNNNNNNNNNNNNNNNNNNNNNNNNNNNNNNNNNNNNNNNNNNNNNNNNNNNNNNNNNNNNNNNNNNNNNNNNNNNNNNNNNNNNNNNNNNNNNNNNNNNNNNNNNNNNNNNNNNNNNNNNNNNNNNNNNNNNNNNNNNNNNNNNNNNNNNNNNNNNNNNNNNNNNNNNNNNNNNNNNNNNNNNNNNNNNNNNNNNNNNNNNNNNNNNNNNNNNNNNNNNNNNNNNNNNNNNNNNNNNNNNNNNNNNNNNNNNNNNNNNNNNNNNNNNNNNNNNNNNNNNNNNNNNNNNNNNNNNNNNNNNNNNNNNNNNNNNNNNNNNNNNNNNNNNNNNNNNNNNNNNNNNNNNNNNNNNNNNNNNNNNNNNNNNNNNNNNNNNNNNNNNNNNNNNNNNNNNNNNNNNCCTGCCCGCGCTGCCCGCTGGGAGCTGAAGTCCGCCCGGGACTACATTTCCCAGCGCGCTTTGGGGCGCCGAGCCGGCGCGTTGGCGGGCGGCCAATGAGAGGACGCGGAGAGTGGCGCGCGGTTTGAAAGGCGGCGGGGCGCGTGGCGGGAAGGGCGCCCCCTGCCGGCGGGAGGCGGAGGCCGCAGGGTTCCCGCGGGCTCTGAACCGCGATCCGCGGGGCCGGAGGTAATGCTCGCAGGCGGCGTATGACTACACGGCATCGCTATTCTCTGGACAAACAGCTCTGCCACACCTATAATTAGAGGCTCTGTTACggctggagcagtgctggtgtgCTGGGCTCCGTGTGCACTGTGCTGTTTGTGTTGGACTGGGCCCGGGGAATGGGAAAAGCCACGGCGTGTTATGCAGCCATTCTGCTGGTATGGATGTCCTGGCCTGGCACCCTGTGGGCATGCAGCTGGGAaggggcagggctgcaggaccAGGGAGGGATCAGTCCCCCTGCAGAGGTGCTTATGCCATAGCAAGGTGTGGAAACTACACTGTGCCATGTGTGGCTTTAGAAGTGTTGTGTTGCTCTTGTGTGTTGGAGTGCCTGATAGGTACTGATGATTGTGGGATGAGGTCAGGTGGCTGTGGTCAATCTCCAGAAGCAGGAGAATGGAGGTTGAAGGCCTACGGTGGGGCTGGACCGTGCAGAGGATGCAGTTTGGGCTTTGCATTGTGATCAGAGGTTCCATGGTGATTCCAGATGTTGGGCTGCTGATGCCAGGTGAGGTTCTGTCCACAGCTCTGGTAAGCGCAGAGCTGGCTTCAGAAGCACCACGTAGGGTGGGTGAGGGGTGCCCCTACCCGCAGGGTTGCCTCTGTTCTATCCTCACGCCCTGGTAAACAGCTTACTGGGTTACAGCCCCAGGTGGTGTGAGCCCCTCCAGAGCACCGTGTTCACAGCTGGCAGCGTTCCCACATGGAAGTGACAGCAGTTGGTGAAAGTGCCTGTGGCTGTGGAGAGGCTGCAAGGCGACCTCATCCCTCTCACTGCCCCGTGCAGCGAGCGGCCCTGGGGAAGGGCCTCTCTGCTTCCCTTGGCTGGGTAGTGCCTGTGCTGAAGGATCTCATTTTGGCTGATGGAGGAACAGAAGGGGAGGAGGATGCGCGCAGAGGATGCCAGTGTTAAATCCAAGTGTTCTTTATGCAGGAACATAAAGTTGGATCCTCGCAGTCTGTTTGCCAAGCGACTTGGCATGACGGTTTGACAGTGATCAATAGCAAAAGCACACCAGCCCTTGCTCTGCTCATGGCAGAGGCTTGAACCAAAGTCACCAGGGATGGCTCTGGAGCGATACAAAAATAGGCTGCTTCCCCCGCCCCATCCTGTTACACTGAGTGCTGTGAGATGGATCCTGGAGCCCTCCTCTCCGACAAAGCCCAGGCACATAATGTGTGCTGAGCGATGTTCCCCAGGCAGGGCAGAGAGCACAGCCTCTGCTAATGAGTCTCTGGGATTTGTTCCTGCTGTGAAAGCACTGAGCAGCCGTGGAGGCTTGTAGCCCTGGGGCGATGGAGCTTGCATTCAGTGGGGTTGCTGGCTTTTTGTGGCATGGCAGGAGCTTGCGTGGACTTTCCTGGGATGGGGAATCTGCCAGCGCTGCTGTTGTTGAGTGCATGCAGGCAACCAGCCCGCATGTTTGGGAGCTTGGAGGTGAAATGCAGTGGTCTCTTCTTAGGGAGGTGAGCTCGGATTGAAATTTACCCCCACTCTCATGCATTGCCAAGGAGGAGCCGGAATGTGGCAACTGAATCACAGGGCAAATTGGTGTGAAGAGAATCAAGTTCCTGGGTGCTCTTGGACCGCATCTTTCACACCTGATCTGCAGCTTTTCTGGCCCAGCATCTGGATTTGGGATGACTGTGCTTTTCTGCTCGTTCCAGGATctaaaagagaagaaggaagttgttgaagaaacagaaaatggcaGAGATGCACCGGCCAACGGCAATGCTGTGAGTATGGTTGGATCTGCAGGGGGTGGCAGCCCTTGCTTCAGtgactttttcttcccctccttgcTTTTGCTACAAGCTTGTCCCAGTCAGAGAGGGGATCGATGCTCCGAAGGCTgcccctgtgctgtgcagagcctTTGGAACTTGAGTTGAACGGAATCTTAGTCTGCAGCAGTTGCTCTGTGTGCAGAAAGGAAGGTTGGGGCTTGGATGTCTTGATCCTTTCCCCAAAAGCCATGTTGGATTGTATCCATTGCTTCCTCCTTTCTAGGCACtagagaaggaggagaaaaatgattctGGTATTTACAGTGTAACAATCAGTTGAATGGGGCAACACATTGCATACAAATAAACAGATTGGTTTCCTATTTGTAATGTGCTATGGGAAACTCACTCTGCTCATTTTAATGTGTCCCGAGAGCCTCTGCAGACTTTGTCTTGGCCTCAAAGCTGCAGCCTCGAGTTACTACAGACCTGATCCTTCATGCCTGGGCTGCCTGTGTTGTGTGGGGGCAGGCAGGAAGCGAGGCGCACACCTGGGGCTCCTGTGGGCTGGTGCTGTGCTTTAGGAAGGAAAGGTGGGGATGCGTGCTTCTGCTGAACATCTCTTCCCCCTTCTCCCTTTCCCAGTGCGTTTTCTAAGTGATGTTTTGTCTTGCCAAGGAGAACGAGGAAAATGGAGAGCAAGAGGCTGATAACGAAGTagatgaagaggaagaggaag
This region includes:
- the PTMA gene encoding prothymosin alpha, with protein sequence MTVLFCSFQDLKEKKEVVEETENGRDAPANGNAENEENGEQEADNEVDEEEEEGGEEEDEEEEGDGEEEDGDEDDEAEGATGKRAAEDDEDDDVDPKKQKTDEDD